TGAGTATTTGACATAAACATGGGGTTTCTTGAAACATTTTGGCCCAAAACCTAGGGTTCCTTGAAACAAATTGTAATACCTGGTTTTTTGCGTTACAAGTGTCTCAAAACCAGAACGATTTTATCAGCCATTCATCTGTCATGACACATCATTCAAATCAATTATTGAAATGTTTGTTCGTATCAATAATTGAAATGATCATGTTTATAGTAGTTTCAAATTTACCATGTCCAAGTAAACATAAAATCAGATAATGCActcctagcttagctagctacaTAATTTGCATGGACTGATAAACATGATTGAACAATTCAGTTAAGCTCTTGAATTTTAATGCAGACAATCACGGTCATCGACAACCATTTTTAACATTCAACTAAACTCTAGGTTACGCTCCCACCCCACCACCAGACAAAGGGAATCTTTCCTCACCTACATGATTTCATGACAATGAAAATCTTCACTTCTGCAACCCATAATGAACTTAATCGTTTCTTAACATTTTATCGGTAATTTACGTTAGGCTCCCCCTCCCAACAACAGACCCCAGGGATGCTTCTTAGAACAGGTATAATGAACCTTAGTTCACAATAGGATAAATATTGTGCAGAAGTCTGGATGATAACTTAAAAGGGGATGGATCTTAGGAGAGATGAAAACATAGAGTTGGCGATGAACTTTTAGGAGAGAAAACAAAAAGACTAATTCATTATACATGCTTGCTTGGACAATATAACACCTCCTTATTTATCTATTTATAAAGAACTCCTAACAGATTAGATCTAGAGATACGTCAAATTAAACCATCCAAAAATATGTTGCGCTCTAATAAAAACTACTTATCTTATAACAAAACAATTGATCCACTAAGTATCAACTAACTAAAGTGTTTCAAAAGCCATGTGCTACATGATGAGCCCTGATGGGCTTCATGTCACATAACAGTTGAAGTCATTTTTCATATCATTACCTGGAGCTGCTTGCAAATAACGTCTACTATGACTGCACCTAGCAATAAACTGCAGTTTGAATAGTAATAGTGCACAAGGACTGGATGTTACAATACTATGAATGATTTATCTGCATATTAACTAGCCTGCAACCTACTAACTTACATCAATAAAGCCCATTCAACAAAAAATGGATATGGTATATTGGTGATGAATTGAAGTGAGTGACCATGTGTCTTTAAGGAATTAAGGGGAGTGGACTACATAGTACATACTTCTATATTCATTCTTCAATTAATGAAAAGGATGGCAATACCTCCATGTTTACAAGGGCATATTAACAGATTATATATGTACTATGATAGAAATAGCTAAAGGAAGCCCAGAATACACGTAATTGCTATCTATAAAACCACTAGCTAGACATAGTGGATGCTATTGGTGGTTATACAAGTGAATGATAGACCCAAGTTACAATACCATACCATGCCACATGAATACTCACatataaaataattttccaAATCTGATTGGACAGAACAACAAAACCTTAATTCAACATTTCAGGCCGCTAAGCtcacatagtttttttttttttttacttccatTACCAAGCGATTGAATCACAAAACATCACAGATGATGTACAGTTAGAATTTTACCACAGGAAAGTTCAGAACATTTGAAAAAGCAAACaattaaaatatgaaatataattcataaattttGGAAAGCTAGACTGGGTAAGGGAAAAAATCACCACAAGAGGACATGGTGAAGAAAGCAATTAAACTCACCAATCACTGTGAACACCGTCATAAAAATGCATGCCCTAAACATTAGGCAAAAGAGATTACCTTAATTTGCAGCAGGATACAATCATGCAGAACAAAGCAAAATACCCCCGACAGAACAAAATACTTCTGCTCTTAAGCATTTTCAGGAGATCCATTTCTCTGTACTAATTGAAAACGCCAACAGTCACAAGTCACCAAACAAGTCATCATTATCATCAGCTGAATTTGTATCCATATTCCCACTAGACTTCTTTTCATCAGCAGCTTTGACTTTTTCTGCCTGGTCATCCGACCTGTATGCCCAAGATGGGCCCAATAGTTGTGGAACAGTATCCCCATAAAGATCATCATAAATTCCACCTTTTGCTGTGCTTTTAACTTTGGTAAGAACCTGTTGTAGCTTATCTGTTACCCCACTGGGGGATGCACTTTCCTTTGGTGAAGGTTGCTCCTTTCCTTTTGGAATGACAGTAACCTGTACAAGGGATTCATATTTCCCAACAAGACTGCCTTCCTTCACCCCTACTGGACCTGGTTCAGTTTCAACATCTGCGCCATCTGAAATCCCAACCACTTGAATAAGTTCTCCTCCAACTTGATCTCTAAATGATACTCTTAGTTTTTTACTTCTCTTCAAGGGCCTTCCAGCTGGCTCGTTATCATCATTTGCACCAGAGGCATCTCCCGAAGAATCCTTTGATCTGGATAAGTCTGATTTACTAATACCATAGCGGTTAAGTATTGTGTTGTATGCGACCACAGCATCTTCATCATTGGGGTCTGGTGGAGATGGCAGACTGACATCTGATGGAAGACTATGAGTTGGGAAAAAGGCAGCGCTATTCTTTCGTAGGATATAGGTTCTGGTTGATGCAGCAAAGCGAAGTGACTGACCAACTTCAAGTTCAACAGGGTTGTCTTTAGTTAGTCTCTCATTTGCAACAAATGTGCCATGAACTGATCCTAAATCAATAACATATATGCTGAAATACAAAAAGGATGGAAAAAATGTCAGTGATGCACCAAAGCAGCAGTGTCAATAAAAGTAGAAATGTTTTCCATTTGAGGCCCAGTGGTTTTTCTGGCCGACAAATTCTGAGCAAGGCATGCCTTAAGGTTcttcaaaaagaaaacacaTTGCAACATGACATAGGCAACTGTTCTGAAACTAAACTTGAAATTTAGGTGCATCCGagggattgatttttttattgataaTATGAATGGTGTTGTTGAACCACATTGTTTCATATAGGTTGTTGCTTATGAATTATTAAGCTCAATTCCACTGCTAGCATGCGTAGCATTCAGTAACAAACAGCGGCTAAAAAAACTACCATCAAAGACAAAATCAACAAGTGGAATCACAACTGTGTTAACATTAGCATTATTTTTAGTCTAACCTTCCATTTCTGTGTGGAACAACAGCAGCATGCTGCCGCGATACAGACTGATGGTCCAACACGAAATCACATGCAGGTACCTGCCTCCCAAATATATGCCTCTTCTTCTCCAGATTGATCCGATCAATGACATCCCCATCCTTCAACACCTCAAGATAGTAAACCCCAGGGCGCGGCTCTATCGCCCAGTCAGGTGGCTGCCACGCTGATTGCCCACCaccgacctgggtcccagcaTGCCCCGGCGCCCCGGTCTCTTGCCCGGCCACCCTCAAACTGGCACCTTGCGGACTCGGGTGACTCTGGCTGGTTCCAACATGTGAATTCTGTGGCAGTGTCAATGGAGCCGGCGGTCCTTTAGCTGTTCTCGCCGCTACAGGTACATTCTTGGCCGCCGAACCGGATTGAACGGAGAATGGCTCCAAGGCCTGAG
The Oryza glaberrima chromosome 8, OglaRS2, whole genome shotgun sequence DNA segment above includes these coding regions:
- the LOC127781803 gene encoding protein phosphatase 1 regulatory inhibitor subunit PPP1R8 homolog — encoded protein: MYRGGLDRFKKAQALEPFSVQSGSAAKNVPVAARTAKGPPAPLTLPQNSHVGTSQSHPSPQGASLRVAGQETGAPGHAGTQVGGGQSAWQPPDWAIEPRPGVYYLEVLKDGDVIDRINLEKKRHIFGRQVPACDFVLDHQSVSRQHAAVVPHRNGSIYVIDLGSVHGTFVANERLTKDNPVELEVGQSLRFAASTRTYILRKNSAAFFPTHSLPSDVSLPSPPDPNDEDAVVAYNTILNRYGISKSDLSRSKDSSGDASGANDDNEPAGRPLKRSKKLRVSFRDQVGGELIQVVGISDGADVETEPGPVGVKEGSLVGKYESLVQVTVIPKGKEQPSPKESASPSGVTDKLQQVLTKVKSTAKGGIYDDLYGDTVPQLLGPSWAYRSDDQAEKVKAADEKKSSGNMDTNSADDNDDLFGDL